Proteins encoded within one genomic window of Synechococcus sp. PCC 7335:
- the zwf gene encoding glucose-6-phosphate dehydrogenase, whose translation MASVISADPASNIASDPSLDTPANGSVTSAADSNRELQGHIRAVGPCIIVIFGATGDLTKRKLIPALYNLVEQNLLPAQFAIVGIGRTEAPLETFKGKILDALREFATRDIDETLLDWLGDRLHYLAGNFKSPETYQELGELLAHIDQTQGTSGNYLHYLATAPSFFEEITRRLGEANLAQETELDSSDSKEGKNSEPKAKEQWRRVIFEKPFGRDLASAQKLNRDIGLVLKEKQIYRIDHYLGKETVQNILIFRFGNGLFEPVWNHRYIDHVQITVAEQVGVEARGGYYDESGALRDMIQNHLFQLLAMVAMEPPVSFAADAVRDEKSKVLRAIEPLSAEDVLRNVVRGQYGAGQGKVDADQREQQVAYRSEPKVAADSQTETFVAMKLSIDNWRWASVPFYLRTGKHLPERVSEVAIQFKQVPSLLFRETSMDELVPNFLVIRIQPNEGISLQFGAKVPGPKVQMGSVKMSFCYADYFNASPTTGYETLLYDCMTGDATLFQRSDNVELGWQVVTPILDVWQAVPARDFPNYPAGSWGPKAADDLLAQDGRSWRI comes from the coding sequence ATGGCTTCTGTTATTTCTGCGGATCCTGCTTCAAATATTGCTTCAGATCCAAGTTTGGATACTCCTGCCAACGGGTCTGTGACATCTGCTGCTGACTCGAATCGCGAGTTACAGGGTCATATTCGAGCAGTTGGCCCTTGTATTATTGTTATCTTCGGGGCTACGGGCGATCTGACTAAGCGTAAGCTGATTCCAGCACTCTACAACCTAGTCGAGCAGAACCTACTACCAGCACAATTTGCAATTGTCGGAATTGGCCGAACCGAGGCACCGCTCGAAACGTTTAAAGGCAAGATTTTAGATGCGCTCAGAGAATTTGCAACAAGGGATATAGATGAGACGCTACTAGACTGGCTAGGCGATCGCCTACATTATCTAGCTGGAAACTTTAAATCGCCCGAGACCTATCAGGAGTTGGGCGAGCTATTAGCGCATATCGATCAAACTCAGGGGACTTCGGGTAACTATCTTCACTATCTAGCAACTGCGCCTAGCTTCTTTGAAGAGATTACTAGACGGCTAGGTGAGGCAAACCTGGCGCAGGAGACTGAGCTAGATAGCAGCGACTCAAAAGAGGGTAAAAACAGCGAACCCAAAGCAAAAGAACAGTGGCGTAGGGTGATCTTTGAGAAGCCGTTTGGCCGCGATTTGGCTTCTGCTCAAAAGCTCAATCGAGATATTGGCCTAGTGCTCAAAGAGAAACAAATCTATCGGATTGACCATTATCTAGGCAAAGAGACAGTCCAAAATATTCTGATATTTCGGTTTGGCAATGGTCTATTCGAGCCGGTTTGGAACCATCGCTATATAGACCACGTTCAAATTACGGTGGCCGAACAGGTGGGTGTAGAAGCGCGAGGCGGCTACTATGATGAGTCTGGCGCGCTTAGAGACATGATTCAAAATCATTTATTTCAGCTACTGGCGATGGTAGCAATGGAACCGCCGGTGTCTTTCGCGGCGGACGCGGTACGCGATGAAAAGTCTAAGGTGCTTCGGGCGATTGAGCCGTTAAGCGCAGAAGATGTCTTACGCAACGTGGTGAGAGGTCAGTATGGTGCAGGCCAGGGAAAGGTAGACGCTGATCAGCGCGAACAGCAAGTAGCCTATCGCTCGGAGCCTAAAGTTGCGGCTGATTCTCAGACAGAGACCTTCGTGGCGATGAAGCTAAGTATCGATAACTGGCGCTGGGCGAGCGTGCCGTTTTATCTGCGCACAGGCAAACATCTGCCAGAGCGCGTCAGTGAGGTAGCCATTCAGTTCAAACAGGTGCCGTCGCTGCTGTTCCGGGAGACGTCTATGGACGAACTGGTGCCTAATTTCTTGGTGATTCGCATTCAGCCAAATGAAGGAATTAGTCTGCAGTTTGGTGCAAAAGTGCCGGGGCCAAAGGTACAGATGGGCAGCGTGAAGATGAGCTTTTGCTATGCCGATTACTTTAATGCATCGCCAACAACCGGCTACGAAACGCTACTTTATGATTGCATGACCGGTGATGCGACGCTCTTTCAGCGTTCGGACAATGTAGAGCTAGGGTGGCAGGTAGTGACGCCGATCTTAGACGTGTGGCAGGCGGTGCCCGCTAGAGACTTCCCTAATTATCCAGCGGGGAGCTGGGGACCAAAAGCGGCTGATGATTTACTCGCTCAAGATGGCCGATCCTGGCGAATCTAG
- a CDS encoding GAF domain-containing protein, whose protein sequence is MVTKIQHNQQPTEQQALSFQNKLLNGVAEAARRLLAVENFDQAVDGALGAIAHAANIDHIAVYEHHARSRSQSQNESSTCPYEWPVVKLKEIQETSAQFCEFYDDIAGSKEWLAELQAGCSVQKLIRRKSKSEQSNQEGENTLLVLRIPIFVGETYWGSFEFDNCMSEKIWDEAEIAMLQIAVAFIGSAIVRERAHSAREAVATGRTTTLATYNQELHAHDRLLRCVNTVTQCLIANDDLALAFPATLQIIGESIHQCRVYILRNSHHSDTGELLFNLHAEWKLPSVPRKITSGAKFPVSVSAFPDRLSASLKAGQAIQFFARELDGIASEDRPVGQAKSLLGIPINVAGVWWGLLGFDDCNEERVWADAEVAILETAATAIGNSIERDRTRRAREAVEREMLIVRERVARTAELEAANASLSACDRWLEITAVANELLSVTDIATSVDSALAIIGENLECDRLLIMRYLSTNDSHPLGAMQSLYEWDAPDIRSQIDRLGPSTISAEGLEERFLKFLAGQSVSSGATDFSEPMWPAQKQLEIKSTYSVPVFVEGALWGIVAIDYCHKTKQLSLAELSVFKTAATCLGSAIYHANM, encoded by the coding sequence ATGGTTACAAAGATCCAGCACAACCAACAACCTACTGAACAGCAGGCTCTTTCTTTTCAGAACAAGCTGCTGAATGGTGTTGCTGAGGCGGCGCGAAGGCTGCTGGCAGTAGAAAACTTTGATCAGGCTGTTGACGGTGCGCTAGGGGCGATCGCCCACGCTGCGAATATCGATCACATAGCTGTCTACGAGCATCATGCTAGATCTAGGAGCCAAAGCCAGAACGAATCTTCGACTTGTCCTTATGAGTGGCCAGTTGTAAAACTGAAAGAAATCCAAGAGACATCTGCTCAATTTTGTGAGTTCTACGATGATATAGCAGGATCTAAGGAATGGCTTGCTGAACTACAGGCTGGTTGTTCTGTGCAAAAGTTAATCAGGAGAAAGTCAAAGTCAGAGCAATCCAACCAGGAAGGAGAGAATACCCTTTTGGTGCTTAGAATCCCAATCTTCGTCGGCGAGACATATTGGGGCAGCTTTGAATTTGATAACTGTATGAGCGAGAAAATATGGGATGAAGCCGAAATCGCAATGCTACAGATTGCGGTAGCCTTTATCGGCAGTGCGATTGTCAGAGAGAGGGCACATAGCGCTCGCGAAGCCGTAGCTACAGGCCGTACTACCACATTAGCGACCTACAACCAAGAGCTGCACGCTCATGATCGCCTACTTCGATGCGTCAATACCGTTACCCAGTGCCTGATTGCCAATGACGATCTTGCGCTTGCCTTTCCTGCAACTTTGCAAATCATCGGTGAAAGTATTCATCAGTGCCGCGTCTACATCCTTCGCAACTCTCATCACAGCGATACCGGCGAACTCCTCTTTAACCTCCACGCTGAATGGAAATTGCCCTCTGTTCCTAGAAAGATAACCTCTGGGGCTAAGTTCCCTGTCTCTGTAAGCGCTTTTCCTGATCGCCTATCAGCCTCTCTAAAAGCAGGACAGGCTATTCAGTTCTTTGCTCGCGAGCTAGACGGTATCGCCTCTGAAGATCGCCCTGTAGGGCAGGCCAAATCGCTTCTGGGTATCCCCATCAACGTTGCTGGCGTATGGTGGGGCCTGCTTGGCTTTGATGACTGCAATGAAGAGCGGGTGTGGGCCGATGCCGAAGTTGCTATTCTTGAGACGGCTGCGACGGCGATAGGAAATTCTATTGAGCGTGATCGCACTCGAAGAGCCCGCGAAGCGGTCGAACGAGAAATGCTCATTGTGCGTGAGCGGGTCGCTAGAACCGCTGAGCTAGAAGCTGCTAATGCAAGCTTAAGCGCCTGTGATCGCTGGCTAGAAATTACAGCCGTCGCCAACGAGCTACTTTCAGTGACAGATATAGCGACCAGTGTTGACTCAGCCCTAGCAATTATCGGAGAAAATCTAGAGTGCGATCGCCTTTTGATAATGCGCTATCTCTCCACCAATGATTCCCACCCATTAGGGGCAATGCAATCGCTGTACGAATGGGACGCTCCAGACATTCGATCGCAGATCGACAGGCTTGGGCCTAGTACAATCTCTGCTGAGGGGCTAGAGGAACGGTTTTTAAAATTTTTAGCCGGTCAATCGGTGAGCAGTGGGGCAACCGACTTTTCTGAACCCATGTGGCCGGCTCAAAAGCAGCTAGAGATAAAATCTACCTATTCGGTGCCTGTTTTTGTAGAGGGTGCACTTTGGGGAATTGTTGCTATTGATTACTGTCATAAAACTAAGCAGCTAAGCTTAGCTGAGCTGTCCGTATTCAAGACGGCAGCGACTTGCCTAGGCAGCGCTATCTATCACGCGAACATGTGA
- the fbp gene encoding class 1 fructose-bisphosphatase has product MIATATTLNHHLWQQQRESKHPIELSILLTRMGFVAKVLTREISRAALVGKLGLVGEKNATGDAQKKLDVFSNEVVVSAFSETGLVAAIASEELDQVQLVECGSEAQYILCTDPLDGSSNTESSAAVGTIFGIYRRTTGGRCGSEADALQPGNKLVAAGYVLYGTSTVLVYSTGDRVDGFTLDPTLGEFILSHENIRCPEDGKLYSANLSYYQDWGTRVQSFVDYLGDRTTDSSYSLRYSGALVADVHRCLLEGGVYFYPGTQDQQDGKLRLLYENAPLAFVVEQAGGKASTGCDRILDLPIESIHQRSPLVIGSLELVDLYESFVQKSKQTRYSSIDEEEAASMYVGGCN; this is encoded by the coding sequence ATGATTGCAACAGCAACAACTCTCAATCATCACCTATGGCAACAACAGCGCGAGTCTAAGCATCCGATTGAGCTATCTATTCTATTGACTCGGATGGGGTTTGTCGCCAAGGTACTCACCCGGGAGATTTCTCGGGCAGCTCTGGTCGGAAAGCTAGGTCTAGTCGGCGAAAAAAACGCGACCGGCGACGCGCAAAAGAAACTAGATGTCTTTAGCAACGAAGTCGTGGTGTCAGCTTTTTCTGAGACTGGACTGGTCGCGGCGATCGCCTCTGAAGAACTTGACCAGGTGCAGCTTGTAGAGTGCGGTAGCGAAGCTCAATATATCTTGTGTACTGATCCGCTAGATGGATCGTCTAACACAGAGAGCAGCGCTGCTGTCGGCACTATTTTTGGCATTTATCGTCGAACGACTGGGGGTAGGTGTGGCAGTGAAGCAGATGCGCTTCAGCCGGGGAACAAGCTGGTAGCTGCTGGCTATGTTTTGTATGGCACCAGTACGGTGCTGGTCTATAGCACGGGCGATCGCGTTGATGGCTTTACGCTTGATCCGACGCTAGGCGAATTTATTCTTTCTCACGAAAATATTCGCTGCCCAGAAGACGGTAAGCTTTACAGCGCTAACCTCAGCTACTACCAAGATTGGGGCACCCGAGTCCAATCGTTTGTTGATTATTTGGGCGATCGCACTACCGACTCTTCCTACTCTTTGCGCTATAGCGGTGCATTGGTCGCAGATGTGCATCGCTGTTTGCTAGAAGGCGGAGTATACTTCTATCCCGGTACGCAAGATCAACAAGATGGCAAGCTACGGCTGCTCTACGAGAATGCGCCCTTAGCTTTTGTCGTAGAGCAAGCGGGTGGCAAGGCCAGTACTGGATGCGATCGCATTCTTGATTTACCTATAGAGTCTATTCACCAGCGATCGCCTTTGGTCATCGGTAGCCTTGAGCTAGTAGACCTGTACGAGTCGTTTGTACAAAAAAGCAAACAAACTCGATATTCATCTATAGACGAGGAAGAAGCTGCCTCAATGTATGTAGGCGGCTGTAATTAA
- a CDS encoding 2OG-Fe dioxygenase family protein — protein sequence MKTQEQTSTLEEVATLMPLLSDAETSELIASSGELGQDPSSDYFTTRTKNVAYVLCLNGDWFQIRAHCFLQASQYNDFSGGYKRCYREMPKQFIESPATKKVLNAFKLAYDIPDNEPVLVQVQKSHITAENEGQCLTGQGIHSDGADRAMLVCLDRHNIAGAKSAIYADLDGARSLIDPFVLEAGQAMLWHDNKVFHSVEPAQVVDPLEQGTRTVLIAHYPAIHYLSGTINPNNQLGTNSVESKKRLRQQSNG from the coding sequence ATGAAGACGCAAGAACAAACATCTACTTTAGAGGAAGTTGCGACTCTGATGCCTCTTTTGAGCGATGCTGAGACATCAGAGCTAATCGCATCGAGCGGCGAACTTGGGCAAGATCCAAGCTCAGACTATTTTACGACTCGCACCAAAAATGTGGCTTACGTTTTGTGCCTAAATGGAGACTGGTTTCAGATTCGGGCGCACTGCTTTTTACAAGCTAGTCAATACAATGATTTTTCGGGTGGCTATAAGCGCTGCTATCGGGAAATGCCGAAACAGTTTATAGAGTCGCCAGCGACAAAAAAGGTACTGAACGCGTTTAAGCTGGCCTACGATATTCCAGATAATGAGCCGGTGCTAGTTCAGGTGCAGAAAAGTCATATCACGGCTGAGAATGAAGGCCAGTGTTTGACCGGGCAGGGTATTCACTCGGATGGGGCGGACCGGGCGATGTTGGTGTGCTTGGATCGCCACAATATTGCAGGGGCAAAGAGCGCGATCTATGCGGATTTGGACGGAGCGCGATCGCTGATCGATCCGTTTGTCTTAGAGGCGGGGCAGGCAATGCTGTGGCATGACAATAAGGTATTTCATAGCGTGGAACCAGCTCAGGTAGTTGACCCGCTAGAGCAAGGCACTCGCACGGTTCTGATTGCTCACTATCCAGCTATTCACTACCTAAGCGGGACGATAAACCCCAACAATCAGCTAGGCACGAATAGCGTCGAAAGTAAGAAACGCTTGCGTCAGCAGTCAAACGGTTGA
- a CDS encoding response regulator transcription factor gives MVYDSPHRLKDNIQPSSQTGRRKYIMLISDDVELAETLQIELASEGYQVSVIHDGIRGLLAVNRMKPDLVVMSWSPPRLSALEICDRLRTNRCEGAIILLTEEDNPQDRIAALKAGADDCLSMPIVKEEFIARVKANSSYRDRDQSRVSVLRCCDIVLNRDTREVFRYGRLIRLTATEFNLLEYLMEHYFQVLTRSQILESVWGYEYTGSSNIIEVYIRYLRNKLETSPEDRVIHTIRSVGYILREPI, from the coding sequence ATGGTTTATGATTCGCCGCACAGACTAAAAGACAACATTCAACCGTCCTCTCAAACGGGTAGGCGAAAATACATTATGCTGATCTCCGATGATGTAGAGCTGGCCGAAACGCTACAGATAGAGCTAGCTAGCGAAGGCTATCAGGTCAGTGTCATTCACGACGGGATACGCGGTCTGCTAGCGGTGAATCGAATGAAGCCTGATCTGGTCGTGATGAGCTGGTCCCCCCCTCGGCTGTCGGCCCTTGAGATATGCGATCGCCTGCGTACCAACCGCTGTGAAGGCGCCATTATCTTACTTACTGAAGAAGATAACCCGCAAGATCGAATTGCAGCCCTAAAAGCGGGTGCTGATGATTGTCTCTCTATGCCAATTGTCAAAGAAGAATTCATCGCTAGGGTAAAAGCTAACTCAAGCTATCGCGATCGCGACCAATCTAGAGTCTCAGTTTTACGCTGCTGCGATATTGTGCTCAATCGCGACACCCGCGAGGTGTTTCGATACGGTCGCTTGATTCGGCTGACTGCAACAGAATTTAATTTGCTAGAGTACCTGATGGAACACTACTTTCAAGTACTCACCCGCAGCCAGATTCTAGAGAGCGTCTGGGGCTACGAATATACAGGCAGCTCCAACATCATTGAGGTTTATATTCGTTATTTGCGCAACAAGCTAGAGACGTCTCCTGAAGATAGGGTTATTCACACAATTCGCAGCGTCGGCTATATCTTGAGAGAGCCTATCTAA
- a CDS encoding sulfotransferase, with protein sequence MKALLKELFTRSKPRWPKPRYDETIQPHFLFIITPPNSGSTTIAKLLNSSPRTMILKENGEGQWLVPGLCEQDRWNPDKAVNYESVKAVWLSTFQQKKRIEPYIDVVIEKSPPNLIRLKELSSQFVDCSFVANNRNPYANCASILYRRHDPENISSTQRKLVLEQLAQDWLTRSYKLRELIIENNIPLLTYENFCHNPSSMLEVLKLPDGIADTINFKANIKVKDYEDQPISNQNERQISKLTDEDLACVSHKLKSDTELIGFFGYEVMN encoded by the coding sequence ATGAAGGCTCTCTTGAAAGAACTCTTTACAAGGTCTAAACCTAGATGGCCTAAGCCACGATACGACGAGACAATACAACCGCATTTCCTATTCATCATTACTCCACCAAATTCTGGTTCAACAACGATAGCGAAGTTATTGAACTCGAGTCCTAGAACGATGATTCTGAAAGAGAATGGAGAAGGGCAATGGCTAGTGCCTGGGTTGTGCGAGCAAGATCGCTGGAATCCAGATAAAGCAGTGAATTATGAATCCGTAAAAGCAGTGTGGCTCAGCACATTTCAACAGAAAAAGAGAATAGAACCGTATATTGACGTTGTTATAGAGAAAAGTCCTCCCAATCTAATTAGGCTTAAGGAGCTGTCTTCACAGTTTGTTGATTGTTCCTTTGTAGCTAACAATAGAAATCCGTATGCAAACTGCGCGAGCATCCTATATCGCCGTCATGATCCTGAAAATATTAGCTCAACACAACGCAAGTTAGTGCTTGAACAATTAGCACAAGATTGGTTGACAAGAAGTTACAAACTAAGAGAGCTAATCATAGAAAACAATATTCCGCTGTTGACCTATGAGAATTTTTGCCACAATCCTTCTTCAATGTTAGAAGTACTGAAACTTCCTGATGGTATAGCTGACACGATCAACTTCAAAGCAAACATAAAGGTAAAGGACTATGAAGACCAACCTATCTCTAATCAAAACGAACGGCAGATATCAAAACTAACGGACGAGGATTTAGCGTGTGTTAGTCACAAATTAAAGTCTGACACTGAGCTGATAGGTTTCTTTGGCTATGAAGTGATGAATTAG